One window of the Cryptomeria japonica chromosome 7, Sugi_1.0, whole genome shotgun sequence genome contains the following:
- the LOC131033402 gene encoding mitochondrial phosphate carrier protein 3, mitochondrial isoform X2, whose translation MHAFDFYATCTLGGVISCGLTHTGVTPLDNIKCNMQANPSRYKSISSGFNKLLNKHGMGALFRGWVPTFLGYSSQGALKFGFYEFFKEFYSDIVGTQNAEKHKTLIYLAGSASAEFIAGIALCPFEAIKVRMQTSPDLAKGSLQAFYQILASGGCSGLYKGLVPLWGRQIPYTMVKFACFEKTVESIYKYAIPIPKEECPKAVQLGVSFAAGYIAGISCALVSHPADNLVSVLNSFLNLCRQLRSWVWLHCSQEVCH comes from the exons atgcATGCATTCGACTTCTATGCAACCTGCACACTAGGAGGCGTTATAAGCTGCGGGCTCACACACACTGGTGTTACACCTCTTGATAATATCAAGTGTAATATGCAG GCTAATCCGTCCAGGTATAAGAGTATTAGCAGTGGATTCAATAAACTATTAAATAAGCATGGTATGGGAGCATTGTTCAGGGGTTGGGTGCCTACATTCTTGGGATACAGTAGTCAGGGTGCCCTTAAGTTTGGATtctatgaattcttcaaggaattttATTCCGACATAGTTGGAACCCAAAATGCAGAAAAGCACAAGACCTTAATATACCTGGCAGGATCTGCATCAGCAGAGTTTATTGCAGGAATAGCCTTATGCCCATTTGAGGCCATCAAAGTTCGAATGCAAACTAGTCCTGATTTAGCAAAAGGCTCCTTACAAGCTTTTTACCAAATCTTGGCGTCTGGTGGATGTAGTGG GCTCTACAAGGGCCTTGTGCCTCTCTGGGGGCGCCAGATCCCAT ATACAATGGTAAAATTTGCCTGTTTTGAGAAAACAGTGGAGAGTATCTACAAGTATGCAATTCCAATCCCCAAAGAGGAGTGTCCTAAAGCTGTACAATTGGGTGTTAGCTTTGCAGCAGGATATATTGCAGGAATATCATGTGCTCTTGTTTCACATCCTGCAGATAATCTGGTCTCTGTTCTCAATAGTT TTTTAAATTTGTGCAGGCAATTAAGAAGTTGGGTGTGGTTGCATTGTTCACAAGAGGTTTGCCATTAA
- the LOC131033402 gene encoding mitochondrial phosphate carrier protein 3, mitochondrial isoform X1, producing MHAFDFYATCTLGGVISCGLTHTGVTPLDNIKCNMQANPSRYKSISSGFNKLLNKHGMGALFRGWVPTFLGYSSQGALKFGFYEFFKEFYSDIVGTQNAEKHKTLIYLAGSASAEFIAGIALCPFEAIKVRMQTSPDLAKGSLQAFYQILASGGCSGLYKGLVPLWGRQIPYTMVKFACFEKTVESIYKYAIPIPKEECPKAVQLGVSFAAGYIAGISCALVSHPADNLVSVLNSCKATTVRAAIKKLGVVALFTRGLPLRILMVGTLTGAQWAIYDSFRVFTGLPTSGTMLNKCDDSNLNQSYDATEYS from the exons atgcATGCATTCGACTTCTATGCAACCTGCACACTAGGAGGCGTTATAAGCTGCGGGCTCACACACACTGGTGTTACACCTCTTGATAATATCAAGTGTAATATGCAG GCTAATCCGTCCAGGTATAAGAGTATTAGCAGTGGATTCAATAAACTATTAAATAAGCATGGTATGGGAGCATTGTTCAGGGGTTGGGTGCCTACATTCTTGGGATACAGTAGTCAGGGTGCCCTTAAGTTTGGATtctatgaattcttcaaggaattttATTCCGACATAGTTGGAACCCAAAATGCAGAAAAGCACAAGACCTTAATATACCTGGCAGGATCTGCATCAGCAGAGTTTATTGCAGGAATAGCCTTATGCCCATTTGAGGCCATCAAAGTTCGAATGCAAACTAGTCCTGATTTAGCAAAAGGCTCCTTACAAGCTTTTTACCAAATCTTGGCGTCTGGTGGATGTAGTGG GCTCTACAAGGGCCTTGTGCCTCTCTGGGGGCGCCAGATCCCAT ATACAATGGTAAAATTTGCCTGTTTTGAGAAAACAGTGGAGAGTATCTACAAGTATGCAATTCCAATCCCCAAAGAGGAGTGTCCTAAAGCTGTACAATTGGGTGTTAGCTTTGCAGCAGGATATATTGCAGGAATATCATGTGCTCTTGTTTCACATCCTGCAGATAATCTGGTCTCTGTTCTCAATAGTTGTAAGGCTACAACCGTGAGAGCT GCAATTAAGAAGTTGGGTGTGGTTGCATTGTTCACAAGAGGTTTGCCATTAAGGATTCTCATGGTGGGTACCCTAACTGGAGCACAGTGGGCCATCTATGACTCTTTCAGGGTTTTTACTGGATT GCCAACGTCTGGAACTATGTTAAACAAATGTGATGATTCAAACCTGAACCAATCATATGATGCCACGGAGTATTCATAG
- the LOC131033402 gene encoding mitochondrial phosphate carrier protein 3, mitochondrial isoform X3 — MGALFRGWVPTFLGYSSQGALKFGFYEFFKEFYSDIVGTQNAEKHKTLIYLAGSASAEFIAGIALCPFEAIKVRMQTSPDLAKGSLQAFYQILASGGCSGLYKGLVPLWGRQIPYTMVKFACFEKTVESIYKYAIPIPKEECPKAVQLGVSFAAGYIAGISCALVSHPADNLVSVLNSCKATTVRAAIKKLGVVALFTRGLPLRILMVGTLTGAQWAIYDSFRVFTGLPTSGTMLNKCDDSNLNQSYDATEYS, encoded by the exons ATGGGAGCATTGTTCAGGGGTTGGGTGCCTACATTCTTGGGATACAGTAGTCAGGGTGCCCTTAAGTTTGGATtctatgaattcttcaaggaattttATTCCGACATAGTTGGAACCCAAAATGCAGAAAAGCACAAGACCTTAATATACCTGGCAGGATCTGCATCAGCAGAGTTTATTGCAGGAATAGCCTTATGCCCATTTGAGGCCATCAAAGTTCGAATGCAAACTAGTCCTGATTTAGCAAAAGGCTCCTTACAAGCTTTTTACCAAATCTTGGCGTCTGGTGGATGTAGTGG GCTCTACAAGGGCCTTGTGCCTCTCTGGGGGCGCCAGATCCCAT ATACAATGGTAAAATTTGCCTGTTTTGAGAAAACAGTGGAGAGTATCTACAAGTATGCAATTCCAATCCCCAAAGAGGAGTGTCCTAAAGCTGTACAATTGGGTGTTAGCTTTGCAGCAGGATATATTGCAGGAATATCATGTGCTCTTGTTTCACATCCTGCAGATAATCTGGTCTCTGTTCTCAATAGTTGTAAGGCTACAACCGTGAGAGCT GCAATTAAGAAGTTGGGTGTGGTTGCATTGTTCACAAGAGGTTTGCCATTAAGGATTCTCATGGTGGGTACCCTAACTGGAGCACAGTGGGCCATCTATGACTCTTTCAGGGTTTTTACTGGATT GCCAACGTCTGGAACTATGTTAAACAAATGTGATGATTCAAACCTGAACCAATCATATGATGCCACGGAGTATTCATAG